GTGGGGACCGGCGCGGGCCTGCTCTACCTGATTGTGCACATGGGACCCTAGAAGCCCCGCAGCGCTCCGCCGTCGCAGGCAATGGACTGGCCGCTGATATACGCGGCCGGCTCCGACGCCAGGAACGTCACCAGCGCCGCGAACTCCTCCGGCCTCCCCAGCCGCCGTGCGGGGATGTTCGGCGCCACCTTCTCGTCGGACAGGCCCAGGTCCTTCATCCGGTCCGTCGCGTGGTAGCCCGGCAGCGCCGCGTTCACCGTGATTCCATACGGCGCCACTTCATTGCTCAGGCTCTTCACCAGCCCCAGCAACCCCGCGCGCAGGCCGTTGGACACCGTGAGGTTGTTCATCGCCTCGCGCGCCGCCGTGGATGTCACCAGCACGATGCGGCCCCAGCCCTGGGCCTTCATGCCCGGCAGCGCTTCTTGAATCGCATCCACCGTGGCCAGCCACAGGCTCTGGAACCCTGTCTGCCATTGCTCCACCGTGATGGCCTCGAAGCCTCCGGACGGCGGGCCTCCTGCGTTCACCACCAGCACGTCCAGGCCGCCCAGCTTCTGCGTCACCTCGCGCACCAGCCCGCGCGCGGCCCCGGCTTGCGTCAAATCACACGGCACCGCCAGCGCTGCGCCCAGCTCCTTCGCCGCCTTCTGGAGCTTCTCCCCGCCTCGCGAGGACACCGCCACCGTCGCGCGCTCCTTCACCAGCGTGTCCGCGATGGCGCGCCCCAACCCCGACGACGCGCCCGTCACCAGCGCCCGCCTACCCTTCAAGCCGAAATCCATCCGCGTGCTCCTCCATGAAAGGGGTCAGCCGGCCGCGAATCAGCTTCGCCGCCCGGTCCAGGTCCACGTCGTCCGGCCGCTTCAGCTCCCGCGCCAGCTCCGACACGATGCCGCCCGCGATGGAGCCCACGCCGTACGCCAGCCGGTAGGGCACCCGGCTGAAGCTCACCAGCGTGTAGCGGCTGACGAACTCGCCCGGGAACGCGTTGAGCAGCACCTTCTCCACGCCCTTCTCCAACAGGAAGCGCGGATCCGCCGTACTGTCGCGCATCTCGATGAAGTTCTCCACCGCCATGTCCGCGATGGCGTCCGCGTTCGTCTTGCGCAGCCGCTCGAACTCGCTGAACGCCGCCGCCCAGTCCGGCTGCTTCGACAACAGCGCGTCCAGCACCACGCAGTCCTCGAAGCCGCAGTTCATCCCCTGGCCGTAGAACGGCACGATGGCGTGCGCCGCGTCTCCCAAGAGCAGCGTGCTTCCTCCCGCGTGCCACGGCGCGCACTTCACCGTCACCATCTGCCCGGTGGGCCGGGAGAAGAACTCCTCCACCAGCCCCGGAATCAGCGCCTTCGCGTCCGGGAACTGCTCCTGGAAGAACGCCTCCAGCGCGGCGGGCGTCTGGAGCGACGCGAAGCTCACCGGCCCCTCCCACGGCAGGAACAGGGTGCACGTGAAGCTGCCGTCTTCATTCGGCAGCGCGATGAGCATGTACGTGCCGCGCGGCCAGATGTGCAGCGCGTGCTTCTCCATCTGGAAGCGCCCGCCTTCACCCGGCGGAATCGTCAGCTCCTTGTAGCCATGTCCCAGCGTCTGCGAGTCCGCCTGGGCCCCCGCCTGCGATTGCAGCGCCTGCCGCACCGCCGAACCCGAGCCGTCCGTGCCGAACACCACCGCGTCGCGCACCTCGCGCGTCACGCCCGTGGCTTCATCCAGCACCGTGAGCGCCCCCGCGGCCGGGGCCGCCTGCGTCACCCGCTGGCGGAAGCGGATGGACACGCGGCCCGTGGCCTCCGCCTGCGTCATCAGGAACTTGTTCAGCCAGCCGCGCGAAATGGAATTGATGTGCTGCGAGTCGTCCTTCCCATACGGCTGGAAGGCCAGCTCACCCTTCACCGGGTGGATGACCCGCCCGCGCATGGGGATGGCGTGCTTCAGCGCCTCCTCCTCCAGGCCCACCTGCCGCAAGGCATGCAGGCCGCGCGTGGAGATGGCCAGGTTGATGGAGCGCCCCGCGTCCAGCGTCTCACGGCGCATGTCCGCCCGGCGCTCCAGCACCTCCACCGTGTGGCCCCTGCGGGCCAGGTACAGCGAGAGCAGCGAACCCACCAGGCCCGCTCCCACCACCGTCAGCTTCGACTCATTCGAGGGCATGGGCCTCCAGCGCCTTCACGAAGCGGAAGACGTCCAGGTACGTGTTGTAGAGGGGCGTGGGCGCGGCGCGGATGATGTCCGGCTCGCGGAAGTCGCAGATGATGCCGGCCGCGGACAGCCGCTGGAGCAGCCGCTTCGGCTCGCCCTTGAAGCGCAGGGACAGCTGCGCCCCACGCTGCTTCAAGTCTCGCGGCGTGGTGATGGAGACGTAGCCCGCGGGCAGCCGGTCCAGGAGGAACTCCAGGTAGCCCGTCAGCTGGTCGCTCTTGGTGCGCAACGCCGCCATCGTCGCCTTGTCGAACAGCTCCAGCGACGAGCGCAGCGCCGCCAGCTGGAAGATGGGCGGGTTGGACAGCTGCCACCCCTCCGCGCCCGGCAGCGGGTCGAAGGTGGGGCCCATCTCGAAGCGCGTGGCCTTGTTGTGTCCCCACCAGCCCTCGAAGCGCGGCAGCTGGGGCGAGTGCGCGTGGCGCTCGTGCACGAACACGCCGCCCAGGCTGCCCGGTCCGCCGTTGAGGTACTTGTACGAACACCACACCGCGAAGTCCGGCCCGTCGTCGTGCAGCGACAGCTTCAGGTTGCCCGCCGCGTGCGCCAGGTCGAAGCCCACCTTGCAGCCCTGCGCGTGCGCCACGCGCGTGATCTCGCGCAGGTCGAACGCCTGCCCGGTGAGGTAGTTCACGCTGCCCAGCATCACCAGCGCGAGCTCCTTCCCGTGCCGCTCGATGGCCTCCAGGATGTCCTCGGAGCGCAGCGTGTCCTCGCCCTCACGGGGCATCAGCCGGACGATGGCCTCCTTCGGGTCGTAGCCGTGGAAGCGCGCCTGCGATGCCACCGCGTACTGGTCCGACGGGAAGGCGCCGCCTTCAATCAGGATCTTGAAGCGCTCGCGCGTGGGCCGGTAGAACGACACCATCATCAGGTGCAGGTTCACCGACAGGGTGTTCATCACCACGACTTCAATGGGCTGCGCGCCCACCACCCGCGCCACCATGTCGGTGAGCTGCTCGTGGTAGGGCAGCCACGGGTGGCGGCCGTGTACGTGGCCCTCCACGCCCAGCCGCTCCCAGTCCTCCATCTCCATCTGCACGTACTTGCGCGCCTTGCGCGGCTGCAGCCCCAGCGAATTGCCCGCCAGGTAGATGGCCGGCGCGCCGGAGGGGGCGGGCGGGAAGAGGAACTCGTCGCGCAGGGGCCTCAGCGGATCCGCTGCGTCCAGGCCGTAGGCGAACACATCGGTGTTCTCGTAGACAGGGGCCGTCATGGTGCGAAGTCCTCGTGCGAGCGCCCCAGCCACTCCAGGGCATTGCGGGAGAGCAGCCGCTCGCGCACGGAGGGCGCCAGGTCCGTCAGCGACTCGATGAGCGTGCCGGGCCGCTCCTCGCCCAGCGGGAAGGGGTAGTCACTGCCCAGCGCCACCTTGTCCGCGCCGAACAGCTTCACGATGGAGCGCAGCGTCTCCGCGTCGTGCACCAGCGAGTCCACCCAGAACCTTCCCAGGTAGTCGCGCGGCGCGACCTTGTTGTCCACCGCCACCAGGTCCGGGCGCACTTCGAAGCCGTGCTGGATGCGGCCCAGCGTGCCGGGAAACGCGCCGCCGCCATGCGCGAACGCCAGCCGCAGCTTCGGCAGCCGCTCCATCACCCCGCCGAAGATGAGCGAGCAGATGGCCAGCGACACCTCCGCTGGCATCCCCACCAGCCACGGCAGCCAGTACTTCGTCATCTTCGCCTCACCCATCATGTCCCATGGGTGCACGAAGACGGCCGCGCCCAGGTCGCTCGCCGCCTGGAAGAAGGGGAAGAGGGCCGGGTCGGACAGGTTCAGGTCATTGACGTGGCTGCCAATCTGCACGCCCGCGAACCCGAGCGTGCGCACGCAGCGCTCCAATTCCTTGACCGCCAGGTCGGTGGATTGGAGCGGCACCGTGCCCAGGCCCACGAAGCGCTTGGGCGCCGTCGCCACCGCGCCGGCCAGGTGGTCGTTGAGGAAGCGCGCCACCTCCAGGCCGTCCTGCGGCTTCGCCCAGTAGCTAAAAAGCACCGGCACCGTGGACAGCACCTGCACCTGGACGCCGTGCGCGTCGCATTCCACGACGCGCTGCTTCGGGTCCCAGCAGTTGCTTTCAATCTCGCGGAAGAACTTCCCGTCGTCCCGCATCATCCGCGCGCGGCAGGGCGCGTGGTGGTCCAGCGTGATGAAGCCGCCGTAGCCGAAGCGCTCGGCGAAGCGGGGAAACTCCGGGGGGAGGAGGTGCGTGTGGATGTCGACCTTCACTTGGGCGCACCACCCCGCGTCACCTTCGTGCCGCACTTCTTGCACGTGCAGTTGTCGGGGTTGCCGTAGAAGTGCTCGAACACCGGCGGCAGCTGCGTCACCAGGTTGGTGACGTGCAGCGATTCCTCATAGAGCTTCTCGCCGCACTTCGGGCACAGCCACAGGAAGGAATCCAATTCCTGCGGCTGGCGGCGGCGCTCCAGCACCAGGCCGATGGTGCCCGCGGGCCGCTGCGGTGAGTGCGGCACCTTGGGCGGCAGGAGGAAGATCTCGCCCTCGCGGATGGGGACGTCCTGCACCTGTCCCTCGTCGATGACGCGCAGGGTGATGTCGCCCTCCAGCTGGTAGAAGAACTCCTCGCCCTCGTTGACGTGGAAGTCCGTGCGCGAGTTGGGCCCGCCCACCACCGTGACCATGAAGTCCCGGTCCGCCCACACCTGCTGGTTGCCCACGGGCGGCTTGAGCAGGGGGCGGTGCTCGTCGATCCACTTCTTGAAGTTGATGGGGGTCAGTCGGCCCATGTCACTCGTCTCCAATGGTGGCGATGCACTTGAGTTCAATCGCGATGGGCGTGGGCAGCGCGTTGATTTCCAGCGTGGTGCGGCACGGCGGGTTGTCCTTGAAGTACTCCGCCCACAGCCGGTTGTACGTGGGGAAGTCCCGCTTCATGTCCGTGAGGTACACCGTCACGTCCACCAGCCGCTCCCAGGACGAGCCCGCGTCCTCCAGGATGTAGCGCACGTTGCGGAACACGGAGTGGCACTGCGTCTCGATGTCGTACGAGACGATGTTCCCCGCCGCGTCCAGCTCCACGCCCGGAATGGCCTTGCTGCCGCGCTCGCGCGGGCCCACGCCGGAGAGGAACAACAAGTTCCCCACGCGGCGCGCATGGGGATAGAGCCCCACCGGCTCCGGGGCCTTCTTCGAATCGATCCGCTCGCCAGCGCTCACGTGTCGCTCTCCAAAGCTCAAAGCTTGATGCAGACGTTCTTGGGCTCGGTGAAGAAGCGCAGCGCGTCCCAGCCGCCCTCGCGGCCCACGCCGGACTCCTTCACCCCGCCAAACGGCGTGCGCAGGTCGCGCAGCATCCAGGTGTTCACCCAGACGATGCCGCTGTGCAGCCGGGACGCGAACCGGTGCGCGCGCGTCAGGTCCTTCGTCCACACGCTGCCGGCAAGGCCGTAGCGCGTGGAGTTGGCCCACGACAGCACCTCCTCCTCGTCGTCGAAGGGCATGAGCGTGGCCACCGGACCGAAGATCTCCTCCTGGTTCGTGCGGCACGTGGGGGCCAGGCCCTCCACCAGCGTGGGCTCGATGAACCAGCCGTTCGCGCAGCGGCCGGGCACGCTCGCGCGCTGGCCGCCGGTGAGGATGTTGCCGCCCTCCTGCTTCGCGAGCGCGATGTAGCCCATCACCTTCTCGAAGTGCTCGCGCGACACCAGCGCGCCCTGGTCCGTGCCCTCCACCAGCGGGTCGCCCACCTTGAGGGCCTTCGTGCGCGCGACCAGCGCTTCCTTGAAGCGCGGATAGAGCGAGCGCTGCACGAAGATGCGCGGACCGCACAGGCAGATCTGCCCCTGGTTGGCGAAGGACGAGCGCAGCGTGGTGGCCAGCGCCTCGTCGAAGTCGCAGTCCGCGAAGATGACGTTGGGGTTCTTGCCGCCCATCTCCAGGGACAGCTTCTTGAACGCGGGCGCGGCCACGCGGGCAATCTCCGCGCCCGTGCGCGTGCTGCCGGTGAAGGAGATGGCGCTGACGTCCGGGTGGCGCGTGAGCGGCCCGCCGACGTGAGGCCCCAGGCCGTGCACCAGGTTGAGCACGCCCGGTGGCAGCCCCGCGTCGCGGCACACCTGCGACAGGAGGAAGGCCGTCATCGGCGTCACCTCCGACGGCTTGGCCACCACGCAGTTACCGGCCGCCAGCGCGGGGGCGATCTTCCACGTGAGCAGATACAGCGGCAGGTTCCACGGCGAGATGCAGCCCACCACGCCCAGCGGCGAGCGCAGCGTGTAGTTGAGCGCCACGCCGTCCATGGGGTGCGCTTCGCTGGAGAACTGCGTCGCCGCGTCCGCGAAGAACTCGAAGTTGAGCACGCTGCGCGGGATGTCCACCGTGCGGGCCACCGACAGCGGCTTGCCCGTGTCGATGGACTCCGCCCGCGCGAAGGCGTCCAGGCGTTCGTGGATGAGCCCCGCGATGCGGCGCAGGTAGCGCGAGCGCTCGATGGCCGGCAGGGCGGCCCACGCGGGGAAGGCCCGGCCCGCGGCCTCCACGGCGGACTGCACGTCCGCTTCGCGCGAGTCCGGCACGTGCGCGTAGAGCTGGCCCGTCGCGGGCTCCGGCTTGTCCAGCCACTGGCCGCCCGCCGCGGGCACCAGCTCACCACCGATGTAGTTGAGGACCTTTTCCAAGGCGCGCCCTCCTCAGGGAGACGCGGCAATGTATGTCGCGGCCGTCCGCCGCCTCCAGGATTCCGAACAGTCGGCGTTGGATGGCGCTCGCTTGCGCGGCCGTCTGGCTCCCAGCGTCTTCGGGACCCGCTCCACAGGTGAATCCTTGGTGGAATTGCGGGCCGGGCATGGAAAAGATTCGCGCATGACCTCGACTGTGGATGTAGCAGCCCTGGCTGGAATCCTGGACGCGGCGCGGCGCGAGCGGCGAGAGATACCGCCCCTGTCGCACGCGCACCCGACCCTGACCGTGCCGGACGGCTACGCGGTGCAGGCGGAGGGCATCCGGCTGCGCGAGGCCCAGGGCGAGCGGGTGGTGGGCCTGAAGATGGGCTTCACGTCGGAGGCGAAGCGGAAGCAGATGAACCTGGGCTCGCCCATCTTCGGCGTGCTCACGGACCGGATGCGCGTGCAGCCGGGTGGCGTGGTCAGCGTGGGCGCGGGCATCCACCCGCGCATCGAGCCCGAAATCGCCTTCCGCACGTCGAAGGAGCTCAAGGGCGCCGTGACGCGCGACGAAGTGCTGGACGCGTGCGACGCCGTCTTCGCGGCCATGGAGGTCCTGGACTCGCGCTTCGTGGGCTTCAAGTACTTCAGCCTGCCGGACGTGGTGGCGGACAACGCGTCGTCGTCGCTGTTCGTGCCGGGCACCCTGGAGCGCGCCCCGCGCGAGTTGGACCTGACGAAGCTCCAGATGCGCATGGAGGTGAACGGCAAGGTGGAGGGCGAGGCGCGCTCGGACGCCATCTCCGGCGACCCGGTGGTGTCCCTCATCCAGCTGTGCGCGCTGCTCGCGGAGCGCGGCCAGGTGCTGCCCAAAGGAAGCCTGGTGCTGTCCGGCGCGGCCACCGCCGCGTACCTGATGAAGCCCGGCGACCACGTGCGCCTGACCGTGGACGGACTGGGCACCGTGGAAGTGACGGCGGCGGAGTAGCGCTCAGTACAGCAGGCCATCCTTCGGCTGGACGGGCGGAGGCAGCTCGGATTCGCCCAGCATCTGCCGCAGGTTGATCTCGATGGTGCGGCACAGCGCCGTCATGGGCGTGTCGCTGACGGCGTCCTCGAAGGGGTTCTCCACGTCGCGGCCCACCGCGTCCAGGGCGATGAAGAGGAACGCGATGATGGCGGTGACCAGCGGCGTGAGCACGCCCAGGTCCGCGACGACGCCCAGGGGCAGCATGGCCAGGTAGGCGCGCACCATGGCGTGCGGGAGGATGTCGTACTGGCGGGGCAGGGGCGTGTTCTTGATGCGCTCGCACGCGCCCAGGTAGTTGGTGAGCTCCGTGAGCGTCTCGTCCATCGACACGCGCATGTAGACCTTCTCCGGGTGCTCGATGTCGCTGTAGATGCGGCGCATGCGCGTGCCCATCCACAAGAGGATGGCGGCGGGCACGTTCTGCTCCACGCGCAGCGCCTCCAGCACGGACGGGCGGAAGAACGGGGTGATTTCCGGGAAGGGGTCCTGCCGCCGCAGGTGGCAGCGCAGCGCGTTCACGAAACCGATCTGCGCGTAGACGAGCTCGCGCGCGTCCTCGGTGATGCCCTCGAACATGCTGGTGATGCCCCGGGGTGTCTCCACGCCCGGGTGGAGGAACGTGGCCAGGTTCGCGCGGGGCGCGCTCGGGCCGCGCAGGTCGCGCGCGTGGCCGAACTGGTCGCGCACCGCGCCGTCGCCCACCTTGGACCAGGCGGGCGCCAGCGCGGGCCCCTCCGGCTGCACGGCCACCTGGACCAGGCGGGACGCGGCGGAGGGCGTCTCCGGGGTGCCGTCGCTGCGCTGGGCGCGCGGCGCGGGCAGGAAGGTCAGCACCTGCCGGGCGAGCGTGCGCGACGCGTTCACCAGCCCGCCCCAGATGGTGCGTGCCTCCCACCAGCGCTCGTAGGCGGAGTTGTTGCGGAAGCCGAGCAGCACGCCCAGCGCCGCGGCCAGCAGCGTCACCGGCAGCGCCGGCACGGACAGCCACTTGGCGTTCAGCGCCTCGTAGCCCAGTGAGATGGCCAGCGCGAGGGCGATGTGGACGACGACAGGGCGCCCCGTGTAGCGAAGGATGATCCGCCAGGACAGCATCCGACCGACGATCATCTCGCGGGGCTCCTCTGCATCGCAGGTGCTGCGTGAGGAGCTGGATGTAGTGATGCCCTGGAGGCACGGCAATGCGCCGCGTCACCTTCGCGTGCCCGTCCGGTCGAAGTCCGCTTCCGCACGGCCGGGGAGCGTGCGGAAGCGGACGGAAGGACGCGTGCGCCCGTCAGGCCCGCGACTTGGTGAAGACGATGCTCGCGCCCGTCGCCGGCACCGTCACGGTGAAGGTGCGCTCCACGGTGGCCAGGCCGTTGCCGCCGCGCGACGCCAGCTCCAGGAAGAACGCGCCCGTGGTCTTCAGGTGGAAGGACTGCGCCCACGACTGGGACAGCGCCTTGAACGCGCCCTTGAGGACGGACGGCGAGCGCTGCTCGTTGTTGCGCAGGTCCAGCAGGCCCGCGCGCAGGTC
This DNA window, taken from Corallococcus coralloides DSM 2259, encodes the following:
- a CDS encoding SDR family oxidoreductase, with the protein product MKGRRALVTGASSGLGRAIADTLVKERATVAVSSRGGEKLQKAAKELGAALAVPCDLTQAGAARGLVREVTQKLGGLDVLVVNAGGPPSGGFEAITVEQWQTGFQSLWLATVDAIQEALPGMKAQGWGRIVLVTSTAAREAMNNLTVSNGLRAGLLGLVKSLSNEVAPYGITVNAALPGYHATDRMKDLGLSDEKVAPNIPARRLGRPEEFAALVTFLASEPAAYISGQSIACDGGALRGF
- a CDS encoding FAD-dependent oxidoreductase, translating into MPSNESKLTVVGAGLVGSLLSLYLARRGHTVEVLERRADMRRETLDAGRSINLAISTRGLHALRQVGLEEEALKHAIPMRGRVIHPVKGELAFQPYGKDDSQHINSISRGWLNKFLMTQAEATGRVSIRFRQRVTQAAPAAGALTVLDEATGVTREVRDAVVFGTDGSGSAVRQALQSQAGAQADSQTLGHGYKELTIPPGEGGRFQMEKHALHIWPRGTYMLIALPNEDGSFTCTLFLPWEGPVSFASLQTPAALEAFFQEQFPDAKALIPGLVEEFFSRPTGQMVTVKCAPWHAGGSTLLLGDAAHAIVPFYGQGMNCGFEDCVVLDALLSKQPDWAAAFSEFERLRKTNADAIADMAVENFIEMRDSTADPRFLLEKGVEKVLLNAFPGEFVSRYTLVSFSRVPYRLAYGVGSIAGGIVSELARELKRPDDVDLDRAAKLIRGRLTPFMEEHADGFRLEG
- the kynU gene encoding kynureninase — protein: MTAPVYENTDVFAYGLDAADPLRPLRDEFLFPPAPSGAPAIYLAGNSLGLQPRKARKYVQMEMEDWERLGVEGHVHGRHPWLPYHEQLTDMVARVVGAQPIEVVVMNTLSVNLHLMMVSFYRPTRERFKILIEGGAFPSDQYAVASQARFHGYDPKEAIVRLMPREGEDTLRSEDILEAIERHGKELALVMLGSVNYLTGQAFDLREITRVAHAQGCKVGFDLAHAAGNLKLSLHDDGPDFAVWCSYKYLNGGPGSLGGVFVHERHAHSPQLPRFEGWWGHNKATRFEMGPTFDPLPGAEGWQLSNPPIFQLAALRSSLELFDKATMAALRTKSDQLTGYLEFLLDRLPAGYVSITTPRDLKQRGAQLSLRFKGEPKRLLQRLSAAGIICDFREPDIIRAAPTPLYNTYLDVFRFVKALEAHALE
- a CDS encoding amidohydrolase family protein, whose protein sequence is MKVDIHTHLLPPEFPRFAERFGYGGFITLDHHAPCRARMMRDDGKFFREIESNCWDPKQRVVECDAHGVQVQVLSTVPVLFSYWAKPQDGLEVARFLNDHLAGAVATAPKRFVGLGTVPLQSTDLAVKELERCVRTLGFAGVQIGSHVNDLNLSDPALFPFFQAASDLGAAVFVHPWDMMGEAKMTKYWLPWLVGMPAEVSLAICSLIFGGVMERLPKLRLAFAHGGGAFPGTLGRIQHGFEVRPDLVAVDNKVAPRDYLGRFWVDSLVHDAETLRSIVKLFGADKVALGSDYPFPLGEERPGTLIESLTDLAPSVRERLLSRNALEWLGRSHEDFAP
- the nbaC gene encoding 3-hydroxyanthranilate 3,4-dioxygenase — encoded protein: MGRLTPINFKKWIDEHRPLLKPPVGNQQVWADRDFMVTVVGGPNSRTDFHVNEGEEFFYQLEGDITLRVIDEGQVQDVPIREGEIFLLPPKVPHSPQRPAGTIGLVLERRRQPQELDSFLWLCPKCGEKLYEESLHVTNLVTQLPPVFEHFYGNPDNCTCKKCGTKVTRGGAPK
- a CDS encoding RidA family protein; amino-acid sequence: MSAGERIDSKKAPEPVGLYPHARRVGNLLFLSGVGPRERGSKAIPGVELDAAGNIVSYDIETQCHSVFRNVRYILEDAGSSWERLVDVTVYLTDMKRDFPTYNRLWAEYFKDNPPCRTTLEINALPTPIAIELKCIATIGDE
- a CDS encoding aldehyde dehydrogenase: MEKVLNYIGGELVPAAGGQWLDKPEPATGQLYAHVPDSREADVQSAVEAAGRAFPAWAALPAIERSRYLRRIAGLIHERLDAFARAESIDTGKPLSVARTVDIPRSVLNFEFFADAATQFSSEAHPMDGVALNYTLRSPLGVVGCISPWNLPLYLLTWKIAPALAAGNCVVAKPSEVTPMTAFLLSQVCRDAGLPPGVLNLVHGLGPHVGGPLTRHPDVSAISFTGSTRTGAEIARVAAPAFKKLSLEMGGKNPNVIFADCDFDEALATTLRSSFANQGQICLCGPRIFVQRSLYPRFKEALVARTKALKVGDPLVEGTDQGALVSREHFEKVMGYIALAKQEGGNILTGGQRASVPGRCANGWFIEPTLVEGLAPTCRTNQEEIFGPVATLMPFDDEEEVLSWANSTRYGLAGSVWTKDLTRAHRFASRLHSGIVWVNTWMLRDLRTPFGGVKESGVGREGGWDALRFFTEPKNVCIKL
- a CDS encoding 2-keto-4-pentenoate hydratase, with the protein product MTSTVDVAALAGILDAARRERREIPPLSHAHPTLTVPDGYAVQAEGIRLREAQGERVVGLKMGFTSEAKRKQMNLGSPIFGVLTDRMRVQPGGVVSVGAGIHPRIEPEIAFRTSKELKGAVTRDEVLDACDAVFAAMEVLDSRFVGFKYFSLPDVVADNASSSLFVPGTLERAPRELDLTKLQMRMEVNGKVEGEARSDAISGDPVVSLIQLCALLAERGQVLPKGSLVLSGAATAAYLMKPGDHVRLTVDGLGTVEVTAAE
- a CDS encoding bestrophin family protein, with translation MIVGRMLSWRIILRYTGRPVVVHIALALAISLGYEALNAKWLSVPALPVTLLAAALGVLLGFRNNSAYERWWEARTIWGGLVNASRTLARQVLTFLPAPRAQRSDGTPETPSAASRLVQVAVQPEGPALAPAWSKVGDGAVRDQFGHARDLRGPSAPRANLATFLHPGVETPRGITSMFEGITEDARELVYAQIGFVNALRCHLRRQDPFPEITPFFRPSVLEALRVEQNVPAAILLWMGTRMRRIYSDIEHPEKVYMRVSMDETLTELTNYLGACERIKNTPLPRQYDILPHAMVRAYLAMLPLGVVADLGVLTPLVTAIIAFLFIALDAVGRDVENPFEDAVSDTPMTALCRTIEINLRQMLGESELPPPVQPKDGLLY